The genomic interval AAATCTGCACCGAGATTCCGGCGTCGTCCTCGATTTTGGCCAATTCACGGCGTTTCTTGTTGTTCAGATACGTTGCCACCTCGTCAGCCACTGTGACAGCCACCTTCGAAGCATCCTCCTGTTGGCTGGCCAAAATCAGCATGCGTACGACCTCGATGGCCATGCTCTCGGCGGTTTTGACAACGCCCGTTCCCTCGCAGCCAGGGCAATCCTTGAACACGCTCCGCTTGAGGCTGGGGCGAATCCTTTGCCGTGTCATCTCGATCAGGCCGAAGGGGCTGGTGCGCAGGATCTTGGTCCTGGCCCGATCGCGCTTGACGGCGTCGCGCAGCGCGCGCTCGACCCCGCGGCGGTGTCTTTCCTTACGCATATCGATAAAGTCGTTGACGATCACGCCTCCCAGATCACGCAAGCGCAGCTGCCGCGCGATCTCGCGAGCCGCCAGCAGATTCATTTGATAGGCGGTCTCCTCGGCGGAGTCGTCGGCGCGAAAATTTCCGCTGTTCACGTCGATCGCCACAAGAGCCTCGGTCTGGTCGACGACGATCGACCCGCCCTGCCTCAGGGGGACCTTGCGCTGATGAATACGACTGATTTCTTCGTCGAGCCGATAGCGATGAAACAGCGGCTCTTTACCTTCGTACAGTTGCAAGCGATGCACGTAGCGCGGCATGACGATTTGCAAAAACTCTTTGGCACGCTCGTGCGCGGCATGCTCGTCGATGTAGATGGCATCGACGTCGCCGGTAAAGATGTCGCGAATCGTGCGTATGATCATGTCGCTCTCTTCGTAGATATCTACGGGAGCCGGCGACTTCTTGATCCTGCGGACGATTACCTTCCAGAGCCTGAGCAAATAGGCCAGGTCGCGCGACAGTTCCTTCTTCGTGCGATCGATTCCTGCCGTGCGGATGATAAAGCCCAACCCCTTCGGCGGGTTCAGTTCGAGCATCACGTCGCGCAGCTTGCGGCGGATATCGTCGTCTTCGATCTTGCGGGAAACTCCCACCCGCCCTAATGCCGGCATCAGGACCAGATAGCGCCCCGGAATGCTGATATAGGTGGACAGCGTGGGACCTTTGGTGCCGATGCCTTCCTTGATGACCTGCACCAGGACCTCGTCGCCGCGGCGGAGAATATCCTGAATCGGAGGCTTAATGCGCGGCCGGGCGCCTGGGCGTGGTCCGCGCCTGCCGCGTTGCGGCTGAGACTCTTCGCCTTCATCGCCGACATGCTCATCTCCGCCGTTGCCGCGATGGCGATGCGAGCCGCCATCCTCGATCGGCTTATTCGGATCGTAGCCGCCTTGCCGGAAGTATTGCGGCTCGACGTCGCTGATGTGCAAAAAGCCGTTGCGCCCCACACCGAAATCGATGAAGGCGGCCTGAATGCTCGGCTCTATATTGACGACTTTCCCTTTGTAGATGTTTCCCACGTAGTTGTCTTGACTGCTGCGTTCGATGTACAGCTCTTCCAAGACACCATCTTCGACGATCGCAATCCGGCATTCCTCGGGCTGCGAAACATTGATCAACATTTCCTGCTTCATGCTATGGCTTTCTAGGTCGGCATGCTGTCGTGAGCCACGGTGTTCTCGACGATCCGCAGCGGATCGGTATGAAGAGGTCTTCATCGCGCGAGTACCACCTCGGTTCGGATCGGGAACAAGCCTTGCTCGCGCAAGTCGTCCAATCCCAACGCGGTGAGGATGTCCTTGGCGCGCAAGCTACGCTCGCGCGAGGCAGACAAACGAAATCGCAACACGCCCCCGTCAACCGCGGCGGCGACAAGTAGACCGCGTAGATCCACGGTCGGCTTGGCACTGCGTGCCACCGGCAACGT from Pirellulales bacterium carries:
- a CDS encoding Rne/Rng family ribonuclease; this encodes MKQEMLINVSQPEECRIAIVEDGVLEELYIERSSQDNYVGNIYKGKVVNIEPSIQAAFIDFGVGRNGFLHISDVEPQYFRQGGYDPNKPIEDGGSHRHRGNGGDEHVGDEGEESQPQRGRRGPRPGARPRIKPPIQDILRRGDEVLVQVIKEGIGTKGPTLSTYISIPGRYLVLMPALGRVGVSRKIEDDDIRRKLRDVMLELNPPKGLGFIIRTAGIDRTKKELSRDLAYLLRLWKVIVRRIKKSPAPVDIYEESDMIIRTIRDIFTGDVDAIYIDEHAAHERAKEFLQIVMPRYVHRLQLYEGKEPLFHRYRLDEEISRIHQRKVPLRQGGSIVVDQTEALVAIDVNSGNFRADDSAEETAYQMNLLAAREIARQLRLRDLGGVIVNDFIDMRKERHRRGVERALRDAVKRDRARTKILRTSPFGLIEMTRQRIRPSLKRSVFKDCPGCEGTGVVKTAESMAIEVVRMLILASQQEDASKVAVTVADEVATYLNNKKRRELAKIEDDAGISVQIYGREGVPPEHLLVETFDSNGRDIKFQAR